From the genome of Miscanthus floridulus cultivar M001 chromosome 10, ASM1932011v1, whole genome shotgun sequence, one region includes:
- the LOC136485485 gene encoding putative cysteine-rich receptor-like protein kinase 39, giving the protein MEIKGEAMIVDEAHKKFLCFEYAPNGNLQHYLKEKTHGYEWNMCYQIIKGICQGLGYLHQEHIYHLDLKPANVLLGAKMEPKITDFGLSRCIDGKQSTIFTTNVGGTPGYMAPELIDNQQISCKTDIFSLGIIMIKILTQSDEAPTENWHESLDGDCKLLKKCIEIARSCCDHDPHSRPTIHNIILMLDETETMIQMIPPSINTEPRNDPMSSLYQIGWYI; this is encoded by the exons ATGGAAATAAAAGGAGAAGCCATGATTGTCGATGAGGCACATAAAAAGTTCCTCTGCTTTGAGTATGCACCAAATGGGAATCTTCAGCATTACCTAAAAG AAAAAACTCATGGATATGAATGGAATATGTGTTATCAAATAATTAAGGGGATTTGTCAGGGTTTGGGTTATCTTCATCAAGAACACATTTATCATTTGGATCTCAAACCTGCAAATGTGCTTCTGGGTGCTAAGATGGAGCCAAAAATTACCGATTTTGGTCTGTCAAGGTGCATTGATGGAAAACAGTCCACAATATTCACTACAAATGTTGGTGGAACACC GGGTTATATGGCACCAGAACTAATAGACAATCAACAAATATCTTGCAAGACCGATATATTCAGTTTGGGCATTATCATGATAAAAATACTTACTCAGAGTGATGAAGCTCCTACTGAAAAT TGGCATGAATCATTAGATGGAGACTGCAAACTACTGAAGAAATGCATTGAAATAGCACGGAGTTGTTGTGACCACGACCCACATAGCAGACCTACTATACATAACATAATACTTATGCTAGATGAGACAGAAACTATGATTCAAATGATTCCTCCGTCTATTAATACTGAGCCAAGAAATGACCCAATGTCTTCATTGTACCAG ATTGGTTGGTATATATGA
- the LOC136489417 gene encoding vesicle-associated protein 3-1-like: protein MIEIKQLELHFPYEHNKAITRTIELINDTDDNFAFRITTSSSLLYRTQPSKNIVPPRSKCSVTITLQALEMAPEQCNYSASQFYVESTRVDESLIAEDITEDMFDEKPGKVVDKVDLIVVLE, encoded by the coding sequence ATGATTGAGATTAAGCAACTGGAGCTGCATTTCCCCTATGAGCATAATAAGGCGATAACTCGCACAATTGAGCTGATTAATGATACAGATGATAACTTTGCCTTCAGAATTACAACCTCGAGCTCACTTCTGTACCGCACACAGCCAAGCAAAAATATTGTTCCACCACGATCCAAGTGTAGTGTCACCATAACACTGCAAGCACTGGAGATGGCACCAGAGCAATGCAATTACAGCGCATCCCAGTTCTACGTCGAGAGCACCAGAGTGGATGAGAGCCTCATAGCCGAAGATATAACTGAAGACATGTTCGACGAAAAGCCTGGTAAAGTGGTTGATAAGGTGGATTTGATCGTTGTCCTTGAGTGA